A genomic window from Plasmodium coatneyi strain Hackeri chromosome 13, complete sequence includes:
- a CDS encoding Autoantigen ngp-1: MIKKGSLKLRSLKIGRSSVGNVKVDGKSICKDDAKRKNDEKQKRLKMYRTKANLKKMNAKINEVRRIEPNIKWFNNTRTISQSKLEIFRDKMEEATHDPFSVVIKRSKIPVELLRGGGNNVVGGSGNGLVCPPQFEKKKHQSESFLRMENFQDVYGKKKKRKRPKLNVTSLEELADDAKKKLTNYEAEKDNSLIESRNKEVEKKFSKDQLLKIGQSKRIWTELYKVIDSSDIILEVLDARDPIGTRCRRLEENLKKDRPNKHIILIINKVDLVPTSVAQKWIKILSKEYPTIAYHASINKPFGKSDLFNVIRQYTQFFQNQRKKHIHIGLIGYPNVGKSAIINSLKKKVVCISACLPGQTKYWQFIKLTSKIYLIDCPGIVPYDIDDSDKILRCTMRLEKITNPHFYIDDVFKLVDREHLLRIYKLPEDLQFSSTEEFLEILARKMGKLLKGGEPDITSVSKIILNDWIKGKIPYYVDPDGAGHTTKELMPESGEKEELAAESDKEEKLAEESDKEEELVEEEELATDGVTNNVTTEEC, translated from the coding sequence ATGATTAAGAAGGGGAGCCTGAAGCTGAGGAGCCTGAAAATCGGGCGCAGCTCCGTGGGGAACGTAAAAGTGGATGGAAAATCCATCTGTAAAGATGACgccaagaggaagaatgaCGAGAAGCAAAAGAGGCTCAAAATGTACAGGACGAAGGCaaacttgaaaaaaatgaatgccaAGATAAATGAGGTCAGGAGGATTGAGCCAAACATAAAGTGGTTTAACAATACCAGGACCATTAGTCAGAGTAAGTTGGAAATTTTCAgggacaaaatggaggaagctACACATGACCCGTTCAGCGTGGTCATTAAGAGGTCCAAAATTCCGGTTGAGTTGCTCAGAGGAGGGGGGAATAATGTCGTTGGGGGTAGTGGAAATGGATTGGTCTGCCCCCCCCagtttgaaaagaaaaagcatcAGAGTGAGAGCTTCCTCAGGATGGAAAACTTCCAGGACGTGTacgggaagaagaaaaaaaggaaaaggcccAAATTAAATGTCACCAGTTTGGAAGAACTGGCAGATGATGCGAAAAAGAAGTTAACTAACTACGAGGCGGAAAAGGACAACTCACTAATCGAATCGAGGAACAAAgaagtggagaaaaaattcagtAAAGATCAGTTACTAAAAATTGGACAGTCGAAAAGAATATGGACTGAGCTGTACAAAGTGATTGACAGCTCGGATATCATTTTGGAGGTTCTAGATGCACGTGATCCCATAGGAACTAGATGCAGAAGGttggaggaaaatttaaaaaaagacagACCAAATAAACACATCATCCTTATCATAAATAAAGTAGACTTAGTACCAACCAGTGTAGCtcaaaaatggataaaaattttatccaaGGAATATCCAACCATTGCTTACCACGCTAGTATAAATAAGCCATTTGGCAAAAGTGACCTCTTCAATGTGATTAGGCAGTACACGCAGTTCTTTCAAAACCAGAGAAAGAAACACATTCACATAGGTCTGATTGGCTACCCCAATGTAGGGAAGAGTGCCATCATCaattcattaaaaaaaaaagttgtctgTATTTCTGCCTGTCTACCTGGGCAGACCAAATATTGGCAGTTCATAAAATTGACCAGCAAAATCTACCTCATAGATTGCCCAGGAATTGTACCCTACGATATTGACGATTCGGATAAAATACTTAGATGCACCATGAGGCTGGAAAAAATCACCAACCCACACTTCTATATTGATGACGTCTTCAAACTGGTCGACAGGGAACACCTCCTTCGCATCTACAAGCTGCCTGAAGACTTGCAATTCAGTAGCACGGAGGAGTTCCTAGAAATATTGGCTAGAAAAATGGGCAAGCTGCTTAAGGGAGGAGAGCCAGATATCACCTCCGTGTCGAAGATCATCCTTAACGACTGGATCAAGGGCAAGATCCCCTACTACGTGGATCCAGACGGGGCAGGACACACAACAAAAGAATTGATGCCAGAGTCAGgcgagaaggaagaattggCAGCAGAGTCggacaaggaagaaaaattggcTGAAGAGTCGGACAAGGAAGAAGAGTTAgttgaagaggaagaattgGCAACCGATGGGGTGACCAACAATGTCACCACCGAGGAGTGCTAG
- a CDS encoding Actin, which produces MNSKNDVGESLLCGGEDISALVVDMGFSTTKIGHNQEDTPRVFLRSTCGEDISPGGNATDSNDAASAGIRDNRHPKLKFPLNLHNPKEYIRIKPLFERNPVDNTTHMNSDVFEKILQYGIEGVESRRVFECTDEIVDPIKLGGLNLQMDEHPILLSEENIHNHKVREQMTEILFETFNIPALYFAKKAKLSAFSLGRCSALVVDIGASSLNVTPVYEGYVLQKNSFEFNIGGDYFDRLIYALLRKDQVRVIPYYQQRLGWSAGVATCSGIVSPYANVHTSYEEEAILDVIRYMKESICRVRVGQNESTNKKNESTTGSVKNGKEGESPGQTNNGAKNGNAPTKWKTGQDEEEEEFFELPDGVKIKTDHYKYDIAEELFRAVPSDQNFNGLPEAIVKCIISSDVDIRKELLQAIIVTGGSSLFPGLVDRLYNSLREKECFSQTIKMKILNMTSTVESLYSSWLGGSILASLGTFQQLWVSRAEYEEGGHSIILDRCF; this is translated from the coding sequence atgaactCGAAAAATGATGTGGGCGAAAGCCTGCTGTGCGGGGGGGAGGACATTTCGGCGCTCGTCGTCGACATGGGGTTCAGCACAACAAAAATTGGCCACAACCAGGAAGACACCCCTAGGGTGTTTTTGCGAAGTACCTGCGGGGAGGACATATCACCTGGAGGGAACGCTACTGATTCGAACGATGCTGCCAGCGCAGGTATCCGTGATAATCGCCACCCGAAGTTGAAATTCCCTCTGAATCTGCACAACCCAAAAGAATATATTCGCATAAAACCGCTCTTCGAGAGAAACCCAGTGgacaacacaacacacatgAACAGTGATGTATTCGAGAAGATCCTGCAGTATGGCATCGAAGGAGTAGAGTCAAGGAGAGTCTTCGAATGCACAGATGAAATTGTCGATCCGATAAAGTTGGGTGGACTAAACTTACAAATGGATGAACATCCAATTCTGTTATCCGAAGAGAACATACACAACCACAAAGTGAGAGAACAAATGACGGAAATACTTTTTGAAACGTTTAACATCCCTGCATTGTATTTTGCGAAGAAAGCAAAGTTATCTGCCTTCAGTTTAGGTAGATGTAGTGCACTAGTTGTGGATATCGGGGCGAGTTCACTAAATGTAACCCCCGTGTATGAAGGATACGTGCTGCAGAAAAACTCCTTCGAATTTAACATTGGCGGGGATTACTTTGACCGTTTGATTTATGCTTTGCTGAGGAAGGACCAAGTGAGGGTCATTCCGTATTACCAGCAGCGGCTGGGGTGGAGCGCCGGCGTGGCTACCTGTTCTGGTATCGTCTCACCCTACGCCAATGTGCATACCTCCTACGAGGAAGAAGCCATTTTAGACGTCATTCGCTACATGAAGGAGAGCATCTGCAGAGTTCGCGTCGGACAAAATGAATCTactaataaaaagaatgaaagtaCGACGGGGAgtgtgaaaaatggaaaggagggggaatCTCCCGGGCAAACAAACAACGgtgcaaaaaatggtaatGCACCCACCAAATGGAAAACGGGGCaagacgaagaggaagaggaattcTTTGAATTACCCGATGGGGTAAAAATCAAGACAGACCATTACAAGTACGACATTGCAGAGGAATTATTTCGTGCTGTTCCATCGGATCAAAATTTCAATGGACTACCAGAAGCAATAGTTAAATGTATCATCTCGTCGGATGTAGACATACGGAAGGAATTGCTGCAGGCCATTATTGTCACGGGCGGATCTTCTCTCTTTCCTGGGTTGGTTGATCGTCTATACAACTCGCTAAGAGAGAAGGAGTGCTTTTCGCAAACCATCAAAATGAAGATCCTAAACATGACTTCCACCGTGGAAAGTCTGTACTCCTCCTGGTTGGGGGGTTCCATACTGGCCAGTCTGGGGACCTTCCAGCAGTTGTGGGTTTCTCGGGCGGAGTACGAAGAAGGGGGTCACTCCATCATCCTCGATCGCTGCTTCTGA
- a CDS encoding Cyclophilin, producing MSEVYSIEPKTSGRVTIYTSLGELEVLLFCNECPVACQNFIQLCLNNYYNGNKFFRVIPKFLIQTGDHTNTGLHNEYAFKEPFPNECNRRLKFLYAGCISFANLNIEKPSNGSQFFITLDKAEYLNNKSTLFGKVAKHSIYNLLKFNQIKTNKNDEPIEDAPYIQYIKIEENPFHHLVPYANYEREVKEKKEQDAHGEQSRELKKLKGNLLSFGYDAEDTDKEGEAFDKGEVPDAGEEEDDDEEVTDEVEAADDGKTQGEREDPSGDTPRDRPTEEDATNGEPPEEEPQRKTSLGRSKRDSKTVEEKIDKLKKKTNDIEKDKAKRKERDFGARDLGSLDESYLRKIRKYNKMSKREREKQSLQKLEEFDNRLKGLFSRDGETSQGMKHDWLNTEGLKFRIDSANAYEHEDIKKKVVNPMDTENKRPYDSKFSMEKYMKEKRSKEDSAK from the exons ATGTCCGAAGTATACAGCATCGAACCCAAAACGTCTGGCAGGGTAACTATCTACACCAGCCTGGGGGAGTTGGAggtcctccttttttgcaacGAGTGTCCGGTAGCATGCCAGAACTTCATTCAGCTGTGCCTAAACAACTACTACAACGGAAATAAGTTTTTTAGAGTCATTCCCAAGTTCTTGATCCAGACGGGGGATCACACGAATACGGGACTAC ACAACGAGTATGCCTTCAAGGAACCCTTCCCGAACGAGTGCAACCGCCGACTAAAGTTCCTCTACGCGGGCTGTATATCCTTCGCAAACCTTAATATAGAAAAGCCGTCCAATGGAAGCCAATTCTTTATAACCTTAGACAAGGCAGAATACCTGAACAACAAGAGCACCCTTTTCGGGAAAGTCGCGAAACATAGCATCTATAACCTGCTCAAATTTAACCAGATAAAGACAAACAAGAATGATGAACCTATAGAGGATGCTCCCTACATACAATACATTAAAATAGAGGAGAACCCCTTTCACCACTTGGTCCCTTATGCCAATTATGAGAGggaggtgaaggaaaagaaggaacaggaCGCACACGGGGAGCAGTCCAGGGAATTGAAGAAGCTCAAGGGGAACTTGCTCTCCTTTGGGTACGACGCGGAAGATACGGataaggagggggaagcatTCGACAAGGGAGAAGTTCCTGATGCgggagaagaggaagacgatGACGAAGAAGTCACTGATGAGGTAGAAGCAGCCGACGATGGAAAGACGCAGGGGGAGAGGGAAGATCCATCGGGAGATACCCCCAGGGACCGCCCCACCGAGGAAGACGCAACAAACGGGGAACCCCCCGAAGAAGAACCCCAAAGGAAGACATCCTTAGGAAGGAGCAAAAGGGACAGCAAGACGGTTGAGGAAAAAATCGataagctgaaaaaaaaaacaaacgacattgaaaaggacaaagcgaaaaggaaggaaagggactTTGGAGCGAGGGACCTGGGCAGCTTG GATGAGTCTTATTTGAGGAAAATCAGGAAGTACAACAAGATGTCCAAGCGTGAGAGGGAGAAGCAG TCGCTGCAAAAACTGGAAGAATTCGATAACAGGCTGAAGGGGCTCTTTTCCCGTGACG GAGAAACCAGCCAAGGGATGAAGCATGACTGGCTGAACACCGAGGGGTTGAAGTTCCGGATTGACTCCGccaat gCATACGAACATGaagacataaaaaagaaa GTGGTTAATCCAATGGACACTGAAAACAAACGTCCCTACGATTCGAAGTTCAGCATGGAG AAATATATGAAGGAGAAACGGTCGAAGGAGGACTCCGCGAAGTAG